The Salmonella enterica subsp. houtenae serovar Houten genome has a segment encoding these proteins:
- a CDS encoding DNA utilization protein HofM: protein MAFKTWQIGLHIQQHEALAIAVIRGASGWSLQRWWRLPLMNASTAEGTIPDPQSLAHILRPWSRELPLRHRIHLSFPANRTLQRAFPHPPMRLREREQVAWLSQTMARELDMDPDLLRFDFQDDALSPTFNVTAAQSKEISALLTLAQTLNVRIAAVTPDACALQRLLPFIPSGRQCLVWRDDSQWLWATRYAWGRKSARETTTLHDLAATLSVMPEHISLCAEGEFDPWRAVTVRQPPVPPDGYRFAIALGLAMGEIR, encoded by the coding sequence ATGGCTTTTAAAACCTGGCAAATAGGATTGCATATTCAGCAGCATGAAGCGCTGGCCATCGCCGTTATTCGCGGCGCATCGGGCTGGTCCCTGCAACGTTGGTGGCGGCTGCCGCTGATGAACGCCTCCACGGCAGAGGGTACGATTCCTGACCCGCAATCGCTGGCTCACATACTGCGGCCCTGGAGCCGCGAGCTGCCGCTACGTCATCGTATTCACCTCTCTTTTCCCGCAAATCGGACATTACAACGCGCTTTTCCGCATCCGCCGATGCGTCTGCGGGAACGTGAGCAAGTCGCATGGCTTTCACAAACGATGGCGCGTGAGCTGGATATGGATCCGGACTTATTACGTTTCGATTTTCAGGATGATGCGCTGAGTCCCACGTTCAACGTTACCGCCGCGCAAAGCAAAGAAATTTCAGCGCTGTTAACGCTGGCGCAAACGCTCAATGTGCGCATCGCTGCTGTAACGCCCGATGCCTGCGCGTTACAGCGCTTGCTGCCGTTTATACCCTCGGGGCGGCAATGTCTGGTCTGGCGCGATGATAGCCAGTGGCTGTGGGCGACGCGCTATGCGTGGGGGCGTAAATCGGCGCGAGAGACGACGACGCTACATGACCTTGCTGCGACGTTATCCGTCATGCCGGAACATATTTCGTTATGCGCCGAAGGCGAGTTCGACCCCTGGCGCGCTGTTACCGTCCGTCAACCACCGGTTCCGCCGGACGGTTATCGCTTTGCGATTGCGCTGGGTTTAGCCATGGGGGAGATACGCTGA
- a CDS encoding PilN family protein, translated as MAHSVNLLPWRRQHYVARLRLWCVVWGASLLLTASLATIARLVFWQEGKINELLLAAENGRTTALAANIPQLQQRQRQQQARLQRQAQRELTQRWQSVLTDLANLLPDQAWLTSLNYQQETLELEGLARTFDALLTLETSLRHYVSFPLNRTGATRQDAQGRWQFHYQLMRSAARERAL; from the coding sequence ATGGCGCACTCTGTCAATTTGCTCCCCTGGCGGCGCCAACATTACGTGGCGCGTCTGCGGCTGTGGTGCGTGGTGTGGGGCGCGTCCCTGTTGCTGACAGCAAGCCTCGCGACGATCGCCCGGTTGGTTTTTTGGCAGGAGGGGAAGATTAATGAACTGCTACTGGCGGCGGAAAACGGGCGCACGACGGCGCTTGCGGCGAATATACCGCAGTTGCAGCAGCGTCAGCGGCAGCAACAGGCGCGATTACAACGTCAGGCGCAGCGTGAACTGACGCAACGTTGGCAATCTGTCCTGACCGATCTTGCCAACCTGTTGCCCGATCAGGCATGGCTGACAAGCCTCAATTATCAGCAAGAGACGCTAGAGCTGGAAGGGCTGGCGAGAACGTTTGACGCCCTGCTAACGCTTGAGACATCGCTTCGTCATTATGTCAGTTTTCCGCTAAACCGCACGGGCGCCACGCGGCAGGATGCGCAAGGGCGCTGGCAGTTCCATTATCAGTTAATGAGGAGCGCCGCCCGTGAACGCGCTCTTTGA
- a CDS encoding membrane protein gives MNALFDIWYGMSRRSRVFCWCAGVLCLTLAVALSVGYPGWKMLDMQHTRLSQQREAARQQWRNLRHLSVAAEPLFGRTVEKTRPFSPLDFQMAPLRLLHWQPSAQGGEMALKTSWDAVPSLFVRLAESEMSVSRFSLRREGAELLITLQLERLANEG, from the coding sequence GTGAACGCGCTCTTTGATATCTGGTACGGGATGTCGCGCCGTAGTCGGGTTTTTTGTTGGTGTGCAGGCGTGCTGTGCCTGACGCTGGCAGTCGCGTTATCTGTGGGCTATCCCGGCTGGAAAATGCTGGATATGCAACATACGCGGTTAAGCCAGCAGCGCGAGGCCGCCCGGCAACAGTGGCGCAATCTGCGCCATCTGAGTGTCGCGGCTGAACCGCTTTTTGGGCGTACCGTTGAAAAGACGCGTCCTTTTTCGCCGTTAGATTTCCAGATGGCTCCCCTGCGTTTGCTGCACTGGCAGCCATCGGCGCAGGGGGGAGAAATGGCGCTGAAAACATCCTGGGACGCGGTGCCGTCGCTGTTTGTTCGGTTAGCTGAAAGCGAGATGAGCGTAAGTCGGTTTTCATTGCGTAGGGAGGGGGCGGAATTATTGATAACGCTGCAACTGGAGCGCCTGGCGAATGAAGGCTAG
- a CDS encoding DNA utilization protein HofP: MKASRSVLVCFCLLTLTGMRDPFRPPEDHCRIAELSQWRYQGAVRKSERWIGILKDSQQKWRRVEEGQTLENGWTIVRLTAQTLTLTTGKNCAPPQWRWLRQGADNEAMDSHTTDSLDARRAGGKSGESDAGG, encoded by the coding sequence ATGAAGGCTAGCCGGAGTGTATTGGTCTGTTTTTGTCTGCTGACGTTGACGGGAATGCGCGATCCCTTCCGTCCGCCGGAAGACCACTGCCGGATAGCGGAACTCTCGCAGTGGCGATATCAGGGCGCGGTGCGTAAAAGCGAGCGATGGATAGGCATTCTTAAAGACAGTCAGCAAAAATGGCGGCGAGTGGAAGAGGGGCAGACGCTGGAAAATGGCTGGACGATTGTCCGCCTGACGGCGCAAACCTTAACGTTAACAACCGGTAAAAATTGTGCGCCGCCGCAGTGGCGGTGGCTACGTCAGGGAGCGGACAATGAAGCGATGGATAGCCATACTACTGATAGTCTTGATGCCCGCCGCGCAGGCGGGAAAAGCGGCGAAAGTGACGCTGGTGGTTGA